A single Mustela lutreola isolate mMusLut2 chromosome X, mMusLut2.pri, whole genome shotgun sequence DNA region contains:
- the NBDY gene encoding negative regulator of P-body association: MGDQPCASGTSTLPPGNTRETRPPKKRCLLAPRWDYPEGTPNGGSNPLPSAPSPASPGLKSHPPPPEK, translated from the coding sequence ATGGGGGACCAACCTTGCGCCTCCGGGACATCCACGCTCCCACCTGGAAATACGCGGGAAACCAGGCCTCCAAAAAAGCGCTGTCTCCTAGCTCCACGGTGGGATTATCCTGAAGGAACCCCCAACGGAGGTAGTAACCCTCTCCCCTCCGCACCCTCTCCTGCATCACCCGGCCTGAAATCGCACCCTCCTCCTCCGGAGAAGTAG